From Candidatus Paceibacterota bacterium, a single genomic window includes:
- a CDS encoding YraN family protein, with protein sequence MHDNKDKGNLGESIACDFLKKEGYAIVEKNYQKRIGEIDIIARRNDILHFVEVKTRSDSSLEMFGLPQDAVNAQKKRKIIRTALYYLQENLFPEDTSWQIDVIAITINWQRKKAKICFLENAVENF encoded by the coding sequence ATGCATGACAATAAAGACAAGGGCAATTTGGGAGAAAGCATCGCATGCGACTTCTTGAAAAAGGAGGGATATGCCATAGTTGAAAAGAACTACCAGAAAAGGATCGGGGAAATAGACATCATTGCAAGAAGAAATGATATTCTGCATTTCGTTGAAGTGAAAACGCGGTCGGATTCCAGCTTGGAAATGTTCGGGCTTCCCCAGGATGCCGTCAACGCGCAAAAGAAAAGAAAGATTATCAGGACTGCGTTGTATTACTTACAGGAGAATCTGTTTCCGGAAGACACTTCCTGGCAGATAGATGTGATCGCCATAACGATAAACTGGCAAAGAAAAAAAGCTAAGATATGTTTTCTGGAAAATGCGGTCGAAAACTTTTAG